The Chryseobacterium shigense genome segment AACTCTGTAGGAATCAATTTAAATACAGCAAGCAAATCATTATTAAGCTATGTTTCCGGGATTGGTGAGAAAATGGCAGAGAATATTGTAAGCTACCGAACAGAAAATGGTCCTTTTGAAGACAGAAAAGAGCTTAAAAAGGTTCCCAGACTTGGAGAAAAGGCTTACCAGCAGGCTGCTGCTTTTGTGAGAATTACCAATGCTAAAAATCCTCTCGACAATTCAGCCGTGCATCCGGAAGCCTATGGAATTGTAGAAAAAATGGCTAAAGATTTAGGTATCAAAACTAATGAACTGATTGCCGGCAAAGAAAAAATAGCTCTGGTAAAACCTGAAAATTACATTACAGAGGAAATAGGAATTTTAGGAATCAAAGACATTTTGAAAGAGCTTGAAAAACCCGGATTAGACCCCAGAAAGGCTGCTAAAGTATTTGAATTCGATCCTAATGTAAAAAGCATAAAAGACCTGAAGCCTGGAATGATCCTTCCCGGAATTGTCAATAATATTACGGCTTTCGGATGCTTTGTAGATATGGGGATTAAAGAAAGCGGGCTTGTCCATATTTCCCAGCTTAAAGACGGCTTTGTTTCTGATGTAAATGAGGTGGTGAAACTTCATCAGCATGTACGCGTAAAGGTAACGGAAGTGGATGAAGCAAGAAAAAGAGTTCAGCTGAGCATGATTTTGTAATTGTTTTTTTGTAAAACTGTTTTAAAATTATTAACCAAATACTAAAAGCAACAGTATATTTTGAGTAATAAAAATTTAATTTTTGATTTAGACGGAACACTTTGGGACCCGAGAGCAACGGTTATCAAAATATGGAATGAGGTTTTAAACAAGCATCAGTTAATAGAAAAAGACTTAAAACCTGAAGATATGAATCCATATATGGGATTACTGGCTGACAATATTTTAAAAGATATTGTTCCCGGGATTTCAGACCAACGTGTTCATAATATTCTTTCTGAAATTGTTCAACATGAAAATAAAACTCTGCGTATTCATGGTGGAATTCTGTATGAAGGTGTTTCCGAAACTTTGAAAAATTCAGCAAAAAATCATCGGCTTTTTATTGTCAGTAACTGTCAGGACGGATATATAGAATCTTTTTTAGACTTCTATCATTTCAACGATTTGTTTACAGATATTGAATCTTATGGGCGAACGAAGAAACCAAAAGCTGAAAACATCAGGCTGATTATGGAAAGAAATGATTTAAGCCCGGAAAACTCTGTGTATGTTGGTGATACGCAAACTGATTATGAATCCGCAAAAGCCAATAACCTGCCATTTATTTTCTGCAAATATGGCTTTGGAAAGTTAGACACATCTGAATACCAGCCTTCAATTTCAAAGTTTTCAGATATGGAACTCCATATTTAACCATCCTCAAAAATAGCATCCGAATAAAAAACAAAGGCTGTACATTTATCTGTACAGCCTTATTCTTTTAAAATTCATATCTGAAATCTAAGATCTTATATCTTCCCTCTATTTAAAATCCTTAGAATCTCTCTTCGGCTGTTTAGCATCCGGCCATTTTACCGTTTCCCCTTTTTCATCCTGAGGCAATACTCTTTTTGTCCTGCTTGTAAATTCAGGGTCTTCTGATGCCATGTAAGCCAATGCAGCCGTTAAAACCACATTATTTTTCACCTCATCAAAAACGATTTTATCATAGGTATCTTTTGTAGTGTGCCATGTATAACCGAAATATCCCCAGTTCAGGGAGCTTAAAGAAAATCCGGGTACTCCTGCCGCTACAAATGATGCATGATCAGAGCCTCCGCCACCCGGCATTCCCGGAAAATCTGTTTTAATCTGGTCTCTCACGGTTTTTGGAACTCCGTTCAGCCATTTTCCGATATAGCTGTAAGAATCCACGAATCCCTGTCCGCTGATATTAATCACACGTCCGGTCCCGTTATCCTGGTTAAATACAGCCTGAACTCCTTTCATGATTTGCGGATTATCTGCCACAAAACCTCTTGAACCGTTCAGTCCCTGCTCTTCACTTCCCCAAAGCCCAATAACGATAGTTCTTTTATTGTTCGGATAATATTTTTTCAATATTCTCATTGCTTCAAGCATGGTAAGTGTACCCGTTCCGTTATCGGTTGCACCCTGCGCTCCATCCCAGGAATCAAGATGGGCAGAAAGTATGACATATTCTTCCGGTTTTTCCTTTCCTTTGATGATACCAATTGTATTAAAACTTTTTGCATCAGGAAGAATTTTAGATTGAGCTTCTATTCTGACCTTTGGTTTAGCTCCTTTTTCAGCCATTCTGTAAAGCATTCCGTAATCTTCCACATCAATATCAATCATTGGAATTTTTGCTGTTTTTGCTCCGAAAATCCTGTTCGCTCCCATAATGCCCGTCCAGTTGGAAATAGCAATTCCCGCTGCACCGGCTTTTTCTAAAGCTTCCGGAAGTGTGTTGTTATCATATCCGATATTCTTTACATAATCGCGGAAATCTTTCCCGGCCTGCTCTTTTTCTGCTTTCAGTTTTTCGTACAGTTCCGTAGTGGCAAATTCTTTAATCTGTTCATCGGAACGTCCGATCTTTTGATACTGCGCTATTAGTACTATTTTCCCTTTTACAGAAGGAATCCATGCATCAAATTCGGCTTTGGAAGAAACTTTTGGAAGTACCACAACCTCGGCTTCTACTGCTTTTTTCGTTGCCGGGCTCCATGCAAGCTGTGTTGCAGCCAATGATTTCACGCGCGGATAAACCATATCTACATGAGTGATTCCGCGCTGCCATCCTTTCCATGTCCCGAACTGCTGAAGATTGGATTCTATACCCCACGAACGGAGTTTTTCTGCAGTCCATTCATTCGCAGCAAGCATTTCAGGGGTTCCTACAAGACGTGGCCCTATTCCGTCCAGAAGCTCATAGGCCATATTTTCCAGCTGTGAGCTGTTATTGATTTCATCTACAAAGCTTTTTACAACGGGATCAAGTTTTTCTTTCGGATCTACCTTCACCTGGGCCCATGAGAACTGAGCAGCCAGTACAACCGCAGGCACGGCAAAAAATCTATTTATCTTCATAACATATATTGAATGCTTAAAGATAGCAGAATTTACGTGAATAAGGAAGAAAATTCACAGATAAGAGGGATAATTTACGGATTTACCAATCTGATTTAAATAAAAAAGACCGCCCAAAACTGACGATCCTGAAATGTATTCAAAAAACTGTTATTTTTCACTGATAAAAGCCTGTTCATCAGCTGAAAGGAGGATTGCATCTTCTTTTTCCTCTTTCACAGGAACATTTTCCCAGATGCTTTTACTGAAATCCACTTTCTGGGAAAGGCCTTCCTTTCCGGACTTTTCAAAAGTATTATAAATAATTTCCCGGCTGAATTTTCTTTCATGTTTCTTGCCAAGATAAAAAGCTGAGTATTTATCCCCTTCAAACCTGGTTGAGGCAGGCAGATACATGCCGTCTTTTTTATAAAAATCAAAAATAAGAGAGGCATCCCCAAGCTGATAATCATACTCTACCCCTTCTGCTGTTGTTCTTCTGACCGGAGGATAATCTGCCTGCAAATACTGTACTTCAAAGTAAGTGATGACCTTATCGGTTTTATTGTATTTAAACTCTCCTTTCAATTCAATTCCAACACCGGATTTGACTTTAAACGTGATCAGTTGCTCATCACCTTCTTCAGATATCATCTTCGCTGAATATTTTGCCCCGATGCTCCTTACATGATTGAGGGTACGGTTCAGTTCGAAGCTGAAAAAATAATTTCCCATATACTCATGAGAAAATTCATTGTTTCCCGTGGTAAAGATACTGTCTGCCTTTATATTTTTCAGGTATTTTACATTGTTCAGCTGTATCTGCAGGATCTCATCATAGTTTTTCCTGATGCCGTCTTTATAATTATACTGATTGCTTTTGCTCCATAATTTTGCTTCGGCGATCGCCAGAAAGTAGAGCTTATTATTATCTAACTTCTTCTCTTTGTATATTACATCATAAAGGGAAGGCTCATTATAATACCTCTTATGGTAATTTTTACTTACATCTCCAAGAAGCTTCCTGAGATCTATGCTCACTATCTTTACTTCTCCAACATTTTTGTAAGCACGAGCCAGTTTGATCAGGGAATTAAAAGCAGTAATTTTCTTTTTCTGATAACCGGAAGCTGAAATTTCAAAGTTTTCCGCATCCTCTCCCACCGGGGCAAAACCATCCTCATTGGTATAAACAATCTGATCCTTGAGAATAATTCTCGCATGAGATACAGGTTTTCCGTTTTCGGAATCGACCACTTTCAATTTCTGGGCAGAAAAGAATCCAAAAATGAAAATGAATAAAAAGTAAGAGTGTTTCATGGTGAGTATAATTAATTTTTAAAATTAACTATACAAATATATATCCCGACGGTGAAATGAGATTATTTCTAATAAAATTTAATAGTATTTAACTTATACAGTAGTTAAAGCCGAATATTTTAAACCTGAGGATAGGTCATAAAAAAAGCCGGCTCAATGAGCCGGCCCGGGAACGAATTATTTTTTAGCTTCTTCTACAGAAACTTTTCTGAATTCTTTGAACAGTTTGCTAAGTTCCAAAGCTGATTTACGAGCTCTTGTACCAGCAGCTTTGTTTCCTTTTTCTGCTTGTTGGTTAGCTTCAGTTGCAAACGCTTCGAATTCAGCGTTGATTTTTTCAATTAGTTCTTTCATTATTTTAAAAATTTAGGCTGCAAATATAGGTTTTATGGTAATTCCAGCCTAACTCAGGCAGAAAAAGTTTGAGCTGAAATGTGTTTTTTTTCTACTTTTTTCTTATCCATCTGATTTTCTTTGCATTTCTATTAAAAATTTATGGCTTTTATTAAATTCCATAGGGCATCCGGGCAATTATCCGGATATTTTTTCATCCGCTGATCTTCTCTATTTATTCTTATTCCAAAGTTGAATTAATAGCGGAAATACAGGAAACTCATTTTTACCTAATGCATAGATTTTAAAATAAATAACTGTATCGGTTAAATTAATGGGAATTGTATCCTTTTTAAATGCAATAATCTTCTAATTTTGAATAAAAAAGATTCATGAATATAATATCAAAATTTACCGTAGGTTCTGAAGATGGGATTTCTGATCTTATAAGTATTATTGATTCTTCGGTGTACACTATGTACAAGGGATTGGTTCCTGACGAGGACATCAAAAAATATATTGCCAATGATATTGATCCCCGAAAAATGATCAATGACCTGAATGATCTTTCCAACCAGCTTATTATAACTTATGCAGACGATAAACCCGTAGGTTACAGCATTTTGAAAAGCGGCTCCGGCCATCCTGCGCTGCCTGAAGGAAAAAGAGCAACGGAAATCAGTTTTGTGATACTTCCTGAATTTGATTCACCGGAAATCAGGCAGTCACTTTGGAAAAAAAGCAGGTCCGCAGCCAGCTTTACAGATATGATATGGCTCAATATGATGGCACACGATCCTCTTCTGGAATTTCTGAAAGAATCAGGTTTTGTTACTGTTGCCGATACTACAGCCGGACCTTTTCAACTTCCATCCCACATATTGAAACTGGAGTTTTAGAACGGCTCAAATTTTTAAAAGATTCAAAATTGAGAATAACTATAATGTTCATTTTCATTTCATTCCTTAAAGCAATTTTAAATTAACAGCAGTTTACGTATCTTTGATTTTTATAATTTATACATCATGAGCGATCAGCTGGAAACTATTGAAGATTATTACAGGCGCATCCGGAAAGATCAGATAAAAATGTTCGATTCCGATGAATTTGAAACGGGAAAGTCACATTTCAATGTTTCAATGCGGAGGTACTGCAGTTTTAAAAGCCCATACAACCGCCGTGATTATTACAAAATAAGTTTCATTATTGGAAAAGGGACGTTCCAGTACGGGCATCATAAACTGTATGTTGACCGGCCCGCCCTCTTTTTCCCTTCGCCTAATATTCCGTACTCCTGGGAATGTGACGGGGATCTTCAGGAAGGATATTTCTGCCTGTTTAACCAGGAATTTTTCAGCGGAAATACTGAATTCAACCTTTTTAAAAAGACTTCTCTGTTTAAGGAATGGAGCACGCCTCTTATCTTTTTAACCGATGAGCAGACACAGCTGGCAACTCTTTATTTTGAACAGATGTATAAGCTGAACAATTCACCGTACCCGTTCCGATGCAGCAGCATTAAAAGCCATCTGGCCTCTGTAATGCACCTTGCTCTTGAAAACCGTGTGGATGACATCAACCCTAATGAACTTCCTGCCAATATCCGTCTGTACCGTTTATTTGATGAGCTTCTCAATAAGCAGTTTCCACTGGATTCACCGGCCTATCCCCTGGCACTGAAAACGGCTTCCGATTTTGCGGATCATCTTAATGTGCATGTTAATCATTTAAATTCATCGGTAAAATCGGTTACTCAGCTTACCACTACACAAATTATAAAGGAAAGGGTGTTTGAAGAGTCCAAAAACCTGTTGAAATACACCAATTGGGATATTGCTGAAATAGGATATACCCTGGGATTTGAGCAACCTTCCCATTTCAATAATTTCTTTAAAAAACATGCTGAGGTTTCCCCTTTAAAATTTAAAAATACATTTTAATCTTTGATTTTTGTAATTTTTACTTTGTCTTTTAAAATTAAACTCATGCATTCCTGATCTATTTTTGCATAGTAAAATAACGAATGAATATGTTGTTGAAAGAAGCATCTGAAAAAAGAATCAGATTAATAACCATTATGGCCTTTGTGTCGATCCCGCTTTCCGGGTTTGTCACTGATATTTATTTACCATCATTTCCATCGATGGCAAAAGAAATGAACGTATCTGAAAAGGATATCCAGATTACTTTAACCTCTTACTTATTAAGTTATGGGATCTCACAGCTTTTTGTCGGGGGAATCCTGGACAGTATCGGGCGTTACCGTCCAAAGCTGGTCGCCCTGTTCTTACTTATAGTCAGCAGTATCCTGATTACAATGACGGACAGCATTCTGCTGATCTGTCTTCTCCGTATTCTTCAGGGAGCCGCCGTTTCCGTACTGGTTGTAGCGACCAGAGCTATTTTTGTAGATCTTTATGATTCTGAAAAAGTAAAGCATTATCTGAGCTATTTCACCATTGTCTGGTCATGTGGGCCTATCCTCGCTCCTTTCCTCGGAGGATATCTCGAAAAACTGTTTAACTGGCATGCCAATTTCCATTTCCTTGCCTTATATGCAGGAATTTTATTTTTGTTCGAATGGTTTTTCAGTGGCGAAAGTTTACCGGAAAGAAAAAAACTCAACCTTTCTGAAAATATCGGCCTGTATAAGATGATGCTGAAAAACAGGATATTTATGTTAGGAATTTTTATTCTGGGATTAAGCTATTCTATTGTTATGCTTTTCAATATCACAGGTCCTTTTATTATTGAAAATACGTTTCATTTCACGCCGGTAGTTATCGGCTACTGTACCCTGATCTTAGGATTTTCATGGATGATTGGCGGATTTATAGGAAAAAGAAGGCTTAAACTTGACTTTAAGGAAAGAATCCTTCACCCTATCATTTTACAGCTGATTCTGATCACCGGACTAATTACTACCAGCTTCTATGCGGAAAACCTGTTCATTATGATTCCTTTTGCATTTTTCATTCATATCTGTTCAGGCATCTTGTTTACGTCATTTTTTACAACCAGTATGCTTTATTTTCCTAAAAATGCAGGAACAGCAGGCGGACTGATGGGCGGACTGGTGTATGTAATTACCTCTATTACGAGTTTTATTATTTCGGTGAGTGGAACTGTTACAGAACAGGATGGTCTTGCCTGGCGTTATCTGGCGATTGCGATGATACTTTTAGGAATTATCCTGGTCATGCACCAGGCCGTTAAAAAAGAAAAAGCAGAGAATTGATCTCTGCTTTTTTATTTCAATAAAATGAATTTTAAATATACCTGAATTAACCAATGCAGATTAAATCTTATTTTTCATTCCCATCAGTAAGCCCGGTAAGCAAACCACTTTTTAAAATAATATTTTTAATTAAGGCTTCCTTATAGCTCCAGTAATCACTGTTTCTTGGCATTTGATTTTCCAGGATGATCAGATTGACATCGTCTGAAGGAAAATGAACATTCAGGCAAGTAAAACCATCGCCAAGCCCGGTTACTGCATAATAACTGAGCCCTGATTCTTTAATGATACGAACGTTATAACCGAATCCCATATCTTCTTTTCCAAAAACATCATGCTGTGATTTTGTTGTAGGCGAAGTCATCATTTTAAATGTTCCTGATTTTAGTAATCCTCCTTCAAATAGTGCCGTGTTCCATAATGAAAGATCATGAACTGTTGATACAATTCCGGCTGCAGGTAAATTATCATTATTTATGAATGATTTTTCTACCTTTTCAAAGTTATTTTCTTTGTTCATGTAACCGTTTACAAGGCCCCGCTTGTTATCTTTATTGTAACAGAAGGTATTTTTCATGTTCAGTTTTCTGAATAATTCATCCGCCAGTTCAACATATGTTTTACCTGATATTTTTGCAAGGATTTCGCCTAAAAGCATATAAGACAGGTTACCGTACTTGAATTGTGAACCGGGCTTAAAAACAAGCGGTTTCTCGGTATCCACAATTCCGTGGGTATGATTAAGAAGCTGATGAACCGTAACCAAATCTGCCCAACTCTCCGTTAAATCCGGAAGGTATTTTTTGATGGGAGACTGAAGGTTTATATTTCCCTTTTCCACTTCTTTCAATATCAGAACGGCTGTAACCTGTTTTGAGTTTGACATAATTTCAAACTGGTCATCAGATTTTAACGGAATATTGTTACTGAAGTTGCTATAACCAAAGGTTTTAGCATATTTTACTTTTCCGGCTTTTGTTACCAGAACCGTCCCGTTAAATTTTATAGGATCTGAATTCGTAATAACACTGTCAATTTTTTTTGAAAAATCATCTGTTTTCTGGGCTTTGGTTATTGAAAGACTAAGTAAAGTGAATAAAAATCCGGTAAGTTTTAACTGCATTAATTCTGTTTTTTATTTGTATAATAATTCCACACTGCTTTGGTTATATCAGCAATTGTTTTTTCTGTTTCTGCTCTTTCTTCGGTAATATTTTTCAGATATACGGAAAGGATAAAATGTTTTCCGTTAGGAAGTTTAACAATTCCTACATCATTCATTGCTGCCCTGAGATTCTGGTCATTCGTTCCGGAAATTCCTGTTCTGTGAGCAAGCTCTGTATCTTTTGGCAATCCTGCCTTCATCCAGGTAAGGCCGCGTGATGTTTCCACCATAATCTGGTATAAATATTTTGTTGTTTCCTTTTTCAGGACTTTTCCTTTATAAAATTTCTCCAGAAGCCCGGTCGTTGCCAAAGGTGTTGAGGTATTTATGTATAAATTATCCCAGGAAGACATTCCCTGTTCATCCACTTTAATTGTAAAATCCCGGATTCCCTGCTTATTGATAAACTTCTGAACGGCTTCAGTACCCCCTACTCTCTTTATAAGTATATCGCAGCCGTTATTATCGCTGTGCGAAACGGTATATCTCAGTATCTGGTCTAATGTCAGGTAAACATTTCCATTCGGATATTCATCCCGCATGGGGCTCCATGTATCAGGAAGAAGTTCTTCTTTTTTTACAAAGATCTTCTGGTTTAATTTTAATTTTCCTTTATCCACCTGATCCAGGACAGTTAGTGCAATATGAAATTTAAAAACGCTCATCATAGGCATTTTCAAATTTCCGTTGATGCTTACCGTATCTTTATCTTCAATACCTTTCACAGATATTCCGGCGGTTGCATTTTTTGTTGAGATGATCTGCTGTATTTCTTTTCTAAGGTTTTCAGTGGATTGTGCTTTTACAGTAAGGTTGAGTGACAGAAGGACTGTAAGAGGTATAAGCTTCTTCATTAAATTTATAATTTCAGTTAGTGTTTTATATTTATTTTTTTAAATAAAAATCATAGGTAAGTCTGGAAATATCGGCAATTATCTTTTCAGAATCTTCAAAGCTTTCAAAAGTATTGTGAACAAAAACAGCAATGTATATTTTCTGTTTACCCGGAAGCTCTATAATTCCAAAATCATTAATTGCCCCGGTCATTCCTTTTTCATTAGTAAAAGATGTTCCGGTTCTGTGTGCAACGTTTATATTTTCAGGAAGTTTTCCTTTAAGTCTTTTTCCCCCGGTAGTATTGTTCACCATTGTGTCATAAAGCCATTTTGTATTTTCTTTATTAAGAAGTTTTCCTTTATGGAATTCTTTAAGAAGATGCACTGCTTCATTGGGAGTGATTTTGTTTACAAACTGGGAATCCCAATCCTTATGCATATCCTCTTCATTGTTTTTTATGATGAAATTTTTACCAGCTATAAATTTCTGTACCTGTTCCGTGCCGCCAATTAATCTTAAAAGAATATCAGTCAAGTTATTATCACTATAGGAAATCATCCATTTCATAGCCTCTTCCAGGCTTATTGATATATCTCCTTCGGGATGCTCTTTTTTAAACGGACTCCATGTATTTTCCAAAAGCTCTTCTTTTCTAATAAAAATTTTCTGGTTCATGGATAATTCATTGTGTTCCACTTTGCTGAGAACGGTTAATGCAATCGGAAACTTTACTGTACTCAGCATTGGATACAATTTTCCACCATTAATTTCAATAAAATCATTCTTTCCTGCTCCGGAAATTGAAACTGCGACATCTGCTTTTTTTCCGGAAAGTAATGCCTCAATTTTCTTTTTTAATACTATACTTTGGGCATTCTGAGCAAATAGATTTAGGCTCAATAAAGCCATGAACAAAGAAAAAATTATTTTTCCGGGAATCATTTGGGAAATTATTTGTGTTTTGGGTTTATCGGGTACTCAAATATTTTATGAAAAATAGAAAATATTATTCAATACCAAAATTTTTATTTCTTTTCTAGTGAATATCGTTCAGCTTTTCAGATATTACAGATTCTCATAAGTCTGATCAACCAGAAAAGATATTGCTTTTTTTATTTTTTCGCGTCCATCGGCAGTATTGAGATCTATCCCGCAAAAAACACTTCCATTTACGGAAGCATACATATTAAGATAATAAAGTCCTGAAACCATAATAGCAGCTATTGCACGGAAGTCCCACGAACGTTCTCCAAAATAAGGATCAATAACCAGTTTCAAAAGACTTTCTCCGCTTTCTTCCTGCATATTGGTGAGCTTCGTCAAAGATTTCCGGGATTCGGATAAACGCCAGAGCAGCAGCTTTTGAAATTCCTTATTAGTATGTACATAATCAAATTGCTGAAGCAGCATTTTTTCCATAAACAACCTTCCTCCATCTCCTGTATCCGGCATTATCTGATCGGTTGTTACATTACTCCAGTAATCCTGCGAACGGATATATTCGTCCATCAGGCCATCCATCCCGCCAAAATAGGTGTAGATCATCTTTTTGTCTACTCCTGCCGTAGCAGCAATATCATTGATTTTCAATGCTGCATATCCTTTTGTTTTCAGAATTTTTCCAACTGCATCCAGAAACTTTTTTTTACTGCGTTCCTTATTACGGATGCTGCCTGCTGCTGATTTTCTTTCCATGATTAAGCATTCAATTATACAAGTTTATGAAAAATTTTATTAATTTAAACACTAATTAGTGTCTTATTTTGTATATTTGCCGAAACTAAACCATTCTACATATATAAACACTATTTAGGTTGAAAAAAACTAGGAACAATTCCGCGCAGGAATAGTCATTAACATTGAGTCTGTAAAAGAACATAAATGACCTTCATAAAACGGCCCCCTTAGTTTATTTCCTTTAGTTTAAAAATGTTTCAGAAATAATGACAGAATGAAGCGTTGGAGAAATAATGATTTGAACACACTAATGATGATGTATTAAAAGAGTTAGAAAGTAATTGTTTCCATAGCAAAAAAGGCAATTTCGAACACCAAATACTAAGGTAAAAACACTAAATGTAAGCGGCAGCATTAGAACCCTAATGCTGTTGTTTTATTTTATGGTAAAAAATAACATACGTTTTCATTAATCTATTTCTAAACTTTCTTTTCTGATCCATTAAGAGGTGATGAGTTATTAAGAAAATTAAGCTTCCTTGAAAAATAAAAAAGAAGATGACCATTTCAAAATGGTCACTTCTAATCGTATTATATCAATGATTTGGTGTTCATACTGTTTTTAAATAGCCATACAAAATATATTATCACAGGACAGAATATTCTTTCTTATCTGAAAAGACATCAATCATCACTTTCGCAATTCTCTCTTTCTCATCATCCGAAAGATTGGATCCTGAAGGCAGACATAAGCTGTTTCCGAAAAGTTCTTCAGCTACTTTTCTTCCGTAATACGGGGCGTCTTTAAATATCGGCTGCAGGTGCATTGGTTTCCAGATAGGACGGGATTCAATGTCGTCTTTCAAAAATTCCAGACGTAAGTCTTCAGGAGTTATTGATGATTTTGTTTCGTCAATGGTAATAACAGACAGCCAGTGATTGCTGTAGAAATCTGAACTTGGTTCTGAGAAAAGTGTTACTCCATCTAAATTCCTGCAAAGTTCATCATAAAAGCGGTGTACATTTCTTCGTCCTTCTACTCTTTCTTCCAAAACTTCCATTTGTCCCCGCCCGATTCCAGCACTGATATTGCTCATCCTGTAGTTATAACCAATCTGGGAGTGCTGATAATGCGGCGCTTTGTCCCTGGCCTGCGTAGATAAAAATACGGCTTTGTCTTTATCTTCCTGGGAATGGCAGACCAGTGCACCACCTCCGGAGGTCGTAATAATTTTATTTCCATTGAATGATAAAATACCAAAACGTCCGAAAGTGCCGCAAGATTTCCCTTTGTATCTGGAACCTAACGATTCGGCAGCATCTTCAATTAAAGGAATTCCGTAATTGTCTGCAACGGTTAAAATTTCATCCATTTTTGCGGGCATTCCATAAAGATTAACCACAATTATAGCTTTCGGCTTTTTACCTTTTGAAATCCTGTCTTCTATTGCTTCCTTCAAAGCAGCCGGGCACATGTTCCAGGTATCTTTTTCAGAGTCTATAAATACGGGAACAGCTCCCAGATAAACGATAGGATTTGCAGAGGCTGAAAATGTCATGGACTGACATATCACCTCATCTCCAGCGCTTACATTACACTCAATTAATGCCAGATGTAAAGCGGCAGTTCCCGCAGAAAGTGCAGCTACCTTAATTTTTTCATTCAGGAATATTTCCAGATCCTGTTCAAAACCGTCAACGTTCGGACCCAAAGGAGCTACCCAGTTTGCATCGAGTGCCTCTTTGATATACTTTAATTCGCTGCCCCCCAGATGAGGAGATGATAGCCATATTTTCGATTTCATATTTCTACTTTTACTATTCTAGATTTTTAAACTTTTACTCTTTATAATTTTCCCGGGATTGCCTACTACTGTAGCACCATCCGGAACATCAGCGATGATAACGGCTCCTGCACCAATGGTACACCATTTGCCAATTTCTATTCCCGGGATCACACTGGCCCCGATTCCGATGT includes the following:
- the bla gene encoding class A beta-lactamase, subclass A2, translated to MKKLIPLTVLLSLNLTVKAQSTENLRKEIQQIISTKNATAGISVKGIEDKDTVSINGNLKMPMMSVFKFHIALTVLDQVDKGKLKLNQKIFVKKEELLPDTWSPMRDEYPNGNVYLTLDQILRYTVSHSDNNGCDILIKRVGGTEAVQKFINKQGIRDFTIKVDEQGMSSWDNLYINTSTPLATTGLLEKFYKGKVLKKETTKYLYQIMVETSRGLTWMKAGLPKDTELAHRTGISGTNDQNLRAAMNDVGIVKLPNGKHFILSVYLKNITEERAETEKTIADITKAVWNYYTNKKQN
- the bla gene encoding class A beta-lactamase, whose translation is MALLSLNLFAQNAQSIVLKKKIEALLSGKKADVAVSISGAGKNDFIEINGGKLYPMLSTVKFPIALTVLSKVEHNELSMNQKIFIRKEELLENTWSPFKKEHPEGDISISLEEAMKWMISYSDNNLTDILLRLIGGTEQVQKFIAGKNFIIKNNEEDMHKDWDSQFVNKITPNEAVHLLKEFHKGKLLNKENTKWLYDTMVNNTTGGKRLKGKLPENINVAHRTGTSFTNEKGMTGAINDFGIIELPGKQKIYIAVFVHNTFESFEDSEKIIADISRLTYDFYLKK
- a CDS encoding TetR/AcrR family transcriptional regulator, with translation MERKSAAGSIRNKERSKKKFLDAVGKILKTKGYAALKINDIAATAGVDKKMIYTYFGGMDGLMDEYIRSQDYWSNVTTDQIMPDTGDGGRLFMEKMLLQQFDYVHTNKEFQKLLLWRLSESRKSLTKLTNMQEESGESLLKLVIDPYFGERSWDFRAIAAIMVSGLYYLNMYASVNGSVFCGIDLNTADGREKIKKAISFLVDQTYENL
- a CDS encoding DegT/DnrJ/EryC1/StrS family aminotransferase, with protein sequence MKSKIWLSSPHLGGSELKYIKEALDANWVAPLGPNVDGFEQDLEIFLNEKIKVAALSAGTAALHLALIECNVSAGDEVICQSMTFSASANPIVYLGAVPVFIDSEKDTWNMCPAALKEAIEDRISKGKKPKAIIVVNLYGMPAKMDEILTVADNYGIPLIEDAAESLGSRYKGKSCGTFGRFGILSFNGNKIITTSGGGALVCHSQEDKDKAVFLSTQARDKAPHYQHSQIGYNYRMSNISAGIGRGQMEVLEERVEGRRNVHRFYDELCRNLDGVTLFSEPSSDFYSNHWLSVITIDETKSSITPEDLRLEFLKDDIESRPIWKPMHLQPIFKDAPYYGRKVAEELFGNSLCLPSGSNLSDDEKERIAKVMIDVFSDKKEYSVL